In Pseudomonas sp. R76, one genomic interval encodes:
- a CDS encoding ABC transporter ATP-binding protein produces MTQALIELSDLGFNWPGHPQLLDIPAFRLEAGETLFLKGPSGSGKTTLLGLLGGVQKPSQGSIRLLGQELTELSAGARDRFRVDHTGYIFQQFNLLPFLSVRENVELPCHFSKLRAQRAVQRHGSVDQAAATLLAHLGLKDKNLLERRADSLSIGQQQRVAAARALIGQPELVIADEPTSALDYDAREAFIQLLFAECRDAGASLLFVSHDQSLAPLFDRHLSLAELNRAATPAEV; encoded by the coding sequence ATGACCCAAGCACTGATTGAACTGTCTGACCTGGGCTTCAACTGGCCCGGCCACCCACAGTTGCTGGACATCCCCGCGTTCCGCCTGGAAGCCGGGGAAACCCTGTTTCTCAAAGGCCCGAGCGGCAGTGGCAAAACCACCCTGCTCGGTTTGCTCGGCGGCGTGCAGAAACCCAGCCAGGGCAGCATTCGCCTGCTCGGCCAGGAGCTGACCGAACTGTCGGCCGGCGCCCGCGACCGCTTTCGCGTCGACCACACCGGCTACATTTTTCAGCAGTTCAACTTGCTGCCGTTCCTGTCGGTGCGCGAGAACGTCGAGCTGCCTTGTCACTTTTCCAAGCTGCGCGCGCAACGGGCGGTTCAACGCCACGGCAGCGTCGACCAGGCCGCCGCGACCTTGTTGGCGCACCTGGGTTTGAAAGATAAAAACCTGCTGGAGCGCCGCGCCGACTCACTGTCCATCGGCCAACAACAGCGCGTGGCCGCCGCCCGCGCATTGATTGGCCAACCGGAACTGGTGATCGCCGACGAACCCACCTCGGCACTGGACTACGACGCCCGCGAAGCCTTCATTCAATTGTTGTTCGCCGAATGCCGGGATGCCGGCGCCAGCCTGTTGTTTGTCAGCCATGACCAGAGCCTCGCGCCGCTGTTCGACCGCCACCTGTCGCTGGCCGAACTCAATCGCGCCGCCACGCCCGCAGAGGTTTGA
- a CDS encoding DUF2796 domain-containing protein yields the protein MRRLLLALPFALLPLAIAHAGDEHDHEHEHASLGAHEHGVGRLNAVLDGQALELEFDSPAMNLVGFEHQATTPADKAKVAAARKQLENPLALFNLPKSAGCVISTQELNSPLFGDKPEADHDDDDDAHATDGKGAAAHEHHHDHSEIHAHYQFTCATPTALSNLDLTQVFKTFPATQKIQVQLIGPSGQQGIEATAQAATLNF from the coding sequence ATGCGCCGTCTGCTGCTTGCTTTGCCGTTTGCCCTGTTGCCGCTGGCTATCGCCCACGCTGGCGATGAGCACGATCATGAGCATGAACACGCCAGCCTCGGCGCTCATGAACACGGTGTCGGCCGCCTCAACGCGGTACTCGACGGCCAGGCGCTTGAGCTGGAATTCGACAGCCCTGCCATGAACCTCGTGGGTTTTGAACACCAAGCCACGACGCCTGCCGACAAAGCCAAAGTCGCTGCCGCCCGCAAGCAACTGGAAAACCCGCTGGCCCTGTTCAACCTGCCCAAGTCTGCCGGTTGCGTGATCAGCACCCAGGAACTCAACAGCCCGTTGTTCGGCGACAAGCCGGAAGCCGATCATGACGACGACGATGACGCCCACGCCACCGACGGCAAAGGCGCGGCAGCCCACGAACATCATCACGATCACAGCGAAATCCACGCTCACTACCAATTCACCTGCGCCACGCCGACGGCCTTGAGCAACCTCGACCTGACCCAAGTGTTCAAAACCTTCCCCGCCACCCAGAAGATTCAAGTACAACTGATCGGCCCAAGCGGTCAGCAAGGTATTGAAGCGACGGCCCAGGCGGCCACCCTGAATTTCTGA
- a CDS encoding sugar nucleotide-binding protein yields MRMRLMLLGGGNALGQALIRLGAEEDIGFLAPKPPQDGWDAASLTQLLDDTRPDALINLAYYFDWFQAEAVSETRLAAQEFAIERLAELCQHHSITLLQPSSYRVFDGSRATAYSEKDEPVPLGLRGQALWRIEQSVRATCPQHVLLRFGWLLDDSVDGTLGRFLARAEKPDELLMADDRRGNPTPVDDAARVIISVLKQLDCEAPLWGTYHYAGHEATTPLALGQAILTEARNFHPLAIESPTAQAHAARPDAADEPQHAVLACKKILHTFGIKPRAWRAGLPALLDRFYRHS; encoded by the coding sequence ATGCGAATGCGCCTTATGTTACTGGGCGGCGGGAATGCCCTCGGGCAGGCGCTTATTCGCCTCGGTGCAGAGGAAGACATCGGTTTCCTCGCACCCAAACCGCCCCAAGACGGCTGGGATGCCGCGAGCCTCACCCAATTGCTCGACGACACCCGTCCCGATGCGTTGATCAATCTCGCCTACTATTTCGACTGGTTCCAGGCCGAAGCCGTCAGCGAAACCCGCTTGGCTGCCCAGGAATTCGCCATCGAACGCCTGGCTGAGTTGTGTCAGCACCACAGCATCACCTTGCTGCAGCCTTCCAGCTACCGCGTGTTCGATGGCTCCCGTGCCACCGCCTACAGCGAAAAAGACGAGCCGGTGCCGCTTGGCCTGCGTGGCCAGGCGCTGTGGCGTATCGAACAGAGTGTGCGCGCGACCTGCCCGCAACATGTGCTGCTACGTTTTGGCTGGTTGCTGGATGACAGCGTCGACGGCACCCTCGGGCGCTTTCTGGCCCGGGCCGAGAAGCCGGATGAATTGCTGATGGCCGATGACCGGCGTGGCAACCCGACGCCGGTGGACGATGCCGCGCGGGTGATCATCTCGGTGCTCAAGCAACTCGATTGCGAGGCGCCGCTGTGGGGCACCTATCACTACGCCGGGCACGAAGCGACCACGCCGTTGGCGCTGGGCCAGGCGATCCTCACCGAAGCGCGTAACTTCCACCCGTTGGCGATTGAATCGCCTACCGCCCAGGCCCACGCGGCCCGGCCGGATGCGGCGGATGAACCGCAACACGCGGTGCTGGCCTGCAAGAAGATCCTGCACACCTTTGGTATCAAGCCACGGGCGTGGCGGGCGGGGTTGCCGGCGTTGCTGGATCGGTTTTACCGGCATAGCTGA
- a CDS encoding DEAD/DEAH box helicase, with product MNLHESTGTVLNGFHPAVSAWFRSSFPSVTGAQAQAWPLIRQRRSTLIAAPTGSGKTLTAFLAVLDDLVHQGLANGGQLPDETLVVYVSPLKALSNDIQINLQNPLAGITEQLQAMGLPPLVIRTAVRTGDTPQKDRALMRKRPPHILVTTPESLYVLLGSDSGRRMLACTRTVIVDEIQAIAASKRGSHMALSLERLQGLCAEPLTRVGLSATQKPIEAVSRFLVGAGRDCAIVDIGHARPRDLDIEVPPVPLSAVMANDVWELVYDRLAELAREHRTTLIFVNTRRLAERLARHLSDRLGKTAVAAHHGSLAKELRLDAEQRLKAGELQVLIATASLELGIDIGDVDLVCQIGSPGSINGFLQRVGRSGHQVGGTPKGRLFATTRDDLIECAALLDCVRRGELDTLQIPVAPLDVLAQQIIAEVSAQEWAEQALLDLIRRASPYAALDERHYQALLQMLSEGYNGRQGIRSAYLHRDAVTHTLRGRRGAKLTAVTSGGTIPDNADYSVLLEPQSLNIGSVNEDFAVESIAGDIFQLGNTSYRILRVEAGKVRVEDAHGQPPTIPFWLGEAPGRSNELSAAVARFQGQLDALLSATPGDLQAAQDWLTGTLGLNRASAEQILDYLARTRLALSALPSQDTLIMERFFDASGGTQLIIHTPFGSRVNRAWGLALRKRFCRTFNFELQAAASENAIVLSLSTSHSFELDEVWRYLNSNSAEHILIQAVLDAPLFGVRWRWNAGVALALPRFTGGRKVAPQIQRMKSEDLIASVFPDQIACLENLAGEREVPEHPLVEQTLDDCLHEAMDSTAWLALLRRMESGEVRLISRDLPAPSPMAAEILSARPYTFLDDAPLEERRTQAVLNRRWSDPHSTDDLGALDADAIAGVREEAWPAPHGLDEMHEALMSLACIAASEVTPQWAEWLRALAKGGRAYQLKNGLWVAVERLSCVQAIYPHNLPLLPGFDEPWTVDEALAEVLRARLGGFGPLTLIEIAAPLALPVADVTQALARLEQEGYVLRGRFSPGATQEQWCERHLLARIHRYTVKRLRREIEPVALQDFMRFLFDWQHLAEGTRGQGSAMLPQIVAQFEGYAAATSAWDTDLLSARLKDFSSTWLDDLCRSGKLVWTRLSNKASAMALRSTPVVLLPRSQVPLWSGLTELTDSTTLSPKAQKVHLALREHGALFFDELVHEAHLLRSELESALQELVGAGLVNADSFAGLRALTTPASKRQARSSRRGRGAFVGGMDDAGRWALVRRSASAAGAHSAETLEHVAMTLLRRYGVVFWRLLEREADWLPSWRELLRTFHRLEARGEIRGGRFVSGLAGEQFALPEAIPLLREVRRRPHDGSLIAVCGADPLNLVGTLLPGNKVPAVSGNRIVYRDGVPAAVMVAGKQQVLVDVDQQAVQEKLIRH from the coding sequence ATGAACCTTCATGAATCCACGGGCACGGTATTGAACGGCTTCCACCCCGCCGTCAGCGCCTGGTTCCGCAGCAGCTTCCCGTCGGTGACCGGCGCCCAGGCCCAGGCGTGGCCGCTGATCCGCCAACGGCGCTCAACGCTGATTGCCGCGCCCACCGGCTCGGGTAAAACCTTGACGGCGTTTCTGGCCGTGCTGGATGACCTGGTTCACCAAGGCCTGGCCAACGGCGGGCAACTGCCGGATGAGACGCTCGTGGTCTACGTCTCGCCGCTCAAGGCGCTGTCCAACGACATCCAGATCAACCTGCAAAACCCGCTGGCCGGCATCACCGAACAGTTGCAGGCCATGGGCTTGCCGCCCTTGGTGATCCGCACCGCCGTGCGCACCGGCGACACCCCGCAAAAAGACCGCGCGCTGATGCGCAAGCGCCCGCCGCATATCCTGGTGACCACTCCGGAATCGCTCTACGTGCTGCTGGGCTCGGACTCCGGCAGGCGGATGCTCGCCTGCACGCGCACGGTGATTGTCGACGAAATCCAAGCCATCGCCGCCAGTAAACGCGGTAGCCACATGGCCTTGAGCCTGGAGCGCCTGCAAGGCTTGTGCGCCGAGCCGCTGACCCGCGTTGGCCTGTCGGCCACACAAAAACCCATCGAGGCGGTATCGCGCTTTCTGGTCGGCGCAGGCCGCGATTGCGCGATTGTGGATATCGGCCACGCGCGCCCGCGCGACCTGGATATCGAAGTGCCGCCGGTGCCGCTCTCGGCAGTAATGGCCAATGACGTGTGGGAACTGGTCTACGACCGCCTCGCTGAGTTGGCGCGCGAACACCGCACCACGCTGATTTTCGTCAACACCCGCCGCCTGGCCGAACGCCTGGCGCGGCACTTGAGCGACCGCCTGGGCAAGACCGCTGTGGCCGCCCACCACGGCAGCCTGGCCAAAGAGCTGCGCCTGGACGCCGAGCAACGGCTCAAGGCCGGCGAGCTGCAAGTGTTGATCGCCACAGCGTCCCTGGAGCTGGGGATTGATATCGGCGACGTCGACCTGGTGTGCCAGATCGGCTCGCCCGGTTCGATCAACGGCTTTCTGCAAAGGGTCGGTCGCTCCGGCCACCAGGTCGGCGGCACGCCCAAGGGGCGCCTGTTCGCCACCACCCGCGATGACTTGATCGAATGCGCCGCCCTGCTCGACTGCGTGCGCCGCGGCGAACTCGACACCTTGCAGATCCCGGTCGCGCCGCTGGACGTGCTGGCCCAGCAGATCATCGCCGAAGTCAGCGCCCAGGAATGGGCGGAACAGGCATTGCTCGACCTTATCCGCCGCGCCTCACCTTACGCCGCGCTGGACGAACGCCATTACCAGGCGCTGCTGCAGATGCTTTCCGAGGGCTATAACGGTCGCCAGGGCATCCGCAGCGCCTACCTGCACCGCGACGCCGTAACCCACACCCTGCGCGGCCGCCGTGGCGCCAAGCTGACCGCCGTGACCAGCGGCGGCACCATCCCCGACAACGCCGACTACAGCGTGTTGCTGGAGCCGCAGAGCCTGAATATCGGCAGCGTCAACGAAGACTTCGCGGTGGAAAGTATTGCCGGGGATATCTTCCAGCTCGGTAACACGTCCTACAGAATTTTGCGGGTCGAAGCCGGCAAGGTGCGCGTCGAAGATGCGCACGGCCAACCGCCGACCATTCCGTTCTGGCTCGGCGAAGCGCCGGGGCGCAGTAACGAGTTGTCGGCGGCCGTGGCGCGCTTCCAGGGGCAGTTGGACGCGTTGCTCAGCGCCACACCCGGCGACTTGCAAGCCGCACAAGACTGGCTCACCGGCACCCTCGGCCTGAACCGCGCCAGCGCCGAACAGATCCTCGATTACCTGGCCCGCACGCGCTTGGCGCTCAGCGCGTTGCCGTCCCAGGACACGTTGATCATGGAGCGGTTTTTCGACGCGTCCGGCGGCACTCAATTAATCATTCACACGCCGTTCGGCAGCCGCGTCAATCGCGCCTGGGGCCTGGCCTTGCGCAAGCGTTTTTGCCGCACGTTCAATTTCGAATTGCAGGCGGCGGCGAGTGAAAATGCAATCGTGCTGTCGCTGTCCACCAGCCACAGCTTCGAGCTGGACGAAGTATGGCGCTACCTCAACAGCAACAGCGCCGAGCACATCCTGATCCAGGCCGTGCTCGACGCGCCGCTGTTCGGCGTGCGCTGGCGCTGGAACGCGGGGGTGGCCCTGGCGTTGCCGCGTTTTACCGGCGGGCGCAAAGTGGCGCCGCAGATCCAGCGCATGAAAAGCGAAGACCTGATCGCCAGCGTGTTTCCCGACCAGATCGCCTGCCTGGAAAACCTCGCCGGCGAGCGTGAAGTGCCCGAGCACCCATTGGTGGAACAGACCCTCGACGACTGCCTGCACGAAGCCATGGACAGCACAGCCTGGCTGGCGCTGTTGCGACGCATGGAAAGCGGCGAAGTCCGCCTGATCAGCCGCGACCTGCCAGCGCCCTCGCCCATGGCCGCCGAAATTCTCAGCGCGCGCCCTTACACTTTTCTCGACGATGCGCCCCTGGAAGAGCGCCGCACCCAGGCCGTGCTCAACCGGCGCTGGAGCGACCCGCACAGCACCGACGACCTCGGCGCGCTGGATGCCGACGCCATCGCCGGCGTACGCGAAGAAGCGTGGCCGGCGCCCCATGGTTTGGACGAAATGCATGAGGCGTTGATGAGCCTGGCCTGTATCGCCGCCAGCGAAGTCACGCCGCAATGGGCCGAGTGGCTGCGCGCCCTGGCCAAAGGTGGGCGCGCCTATCAGCTGAAAAATGGCCTGTGGGTGGCCGTTGAACGCTTGAGTTGTGTACAGGCGATCTATCCCCACAACTTGCCGCTGCTGCCGGGCTTTGATGAGCCGTGGACTGTTGATGAGGCGCTGGCGGAAGTATTGCGCGCACGCCTCGGCGGCTTCGGCCCGCTGACCTTGATCGAGATTGCCGCGCCGCTGGCTCTGCCGGTGGCGGACGTGACCCAGGCATTAGCGCGCCTGGAGCAGGAAGGCTACGTACTGCGCGGCCGCTTCAGCCCTGGCGCCACGCAAGAGCAATGGTGCGAGCGACATTTGCTCGCGCGTATTCACCGCTACACGGTCAAGCGCCTGCGCCGGGAAATCGAGCCGGTGGCGTTGCAGGACTTCATGCGTTTTCTGTTCGATTGGCAGCACCTCGCCGAGGGCACACGCGGCCAGGGCAGCGCCATGTTGCCGCAGATCGTCGCGCAGTTCGAAGGCTACGCCGCCGCCACCTCGGCCTGGGACACTGACCTGCTCAGCGCGCGGCTCAAGGATTTTTCCTCCACCTGGCTCGACGACCTGTGCCGCAGCGGCAAACTGGTGTGGACGCGGCTGAGCAACAAGGCCAGCGCGATGGCGCTGCGCAGTACGCCAGTGGTGCTGCTGCCGCGTAGCCAGGTGCCGCTGTGGAGTGGGCTCACCGAATTGACCGACAGCACCACGCTCTCGCCCAAGGCGCAAAAAGTCCACCTGGCCTTACGCGAGCATGGCGCGTTGTTTTTTGATGAGCTGGTGCACGAAGCCCATCTGCTGCGCAGCGAATTGGAAAGCGCCTTGCAGGAACTGGTCGGCGCCGGCCTGGTGAATGCCGACAGCTTCGCCGGCCTGCGCGCCCTGACCACGCCCGCCAGCAAACGCCAGGCGCGCAGCAGCCGGCGTGGGCGCGGGGCATTTGTTGGCGGCATGGACGACGCCGGGCGCTGGGCCTTGGTGCGCCGCTCGGCCAGCGCTGCCGGGGCGCATTCGGCCGAGACGCTGGAACATGTGGCGATGACCTTGCTGCGCCGCTATGGCGTGGTGTTCTGGCGGCTGCTGGAGCGCGAAGCGGACTGGTTGCCGAGCTGGCGCGAATTGCTGCGCACGTTCCATCGGCTGGAGGCGCGTGGTGAGATTCGCGGCGGACGGTTTGTCAGCGGCCTGGCGGGCGAGCAGTTTGCGTTGCCGGAGGCAATTCCGTTGTTGCGCGAAGTCAGGCGCAGGCCACATGACGGCAGCTTGATTGCGGTGTGTGGGGCGGACCCGCTGAACCTGGTGGGCACGTTGTTGCCGGGCAATAAGGTGCCGGCGGTGAGTGGTAATCGGATTGTGTATCGCGATGGCGTGCCGGCGGCGGTGATGGTCGCGGGCAAGCAGCAGGTGTTGGTGGATGTTGATCAGCAGGCGGTGCAGGAAAAACTGATCAGGCATTGA
- a CDS encoding OmpW/AlkL family protein has protein sequence MNKSLLGASLFALALAAPVAHAHEAGDILIRAGAITVNPKADSGSVKVDQGPLAGTNLGGKATMSSDTQLGLNFAYMLTNHVGIELLAATPFEHDVKIKNTALGAANGKLGTLKHLPPTLSVVYYPLDNKSAFQPYVGAGINYTWIYDEHVGSRAEQAGFSNFKAENSWGWAAQIGADYMINDKWMINAQARYIDISTKATVDNNALGQGTRAKVNVDVDPMVYMVGIGYKF, from the coding sequence ATGAACAAGTCTCTGCTCGGCGCGTCCCTCTTCGCGCTCGCCCTCGCCGCCCCGGTCGCACACGCTCACGAAGCGGGCGACATTCTGATTCGCGCCGGTGCAATTACCGTGAATCCGAAGGCTGACAGCGGCAGCGTCAAAGTTGATCAAGGCCCATTGGCCGGCACCAACCTGGGCGGCAAGGCGACCATGAGCAGCGACACCCAACTGGGCTTGAACTTTGCCTACATGCTCACCAACCACGTCGGGATCGAGCTGCTGGCCGCCACGCCGTTCGAGCATGACGTGAAGATCAAGAACACCGCCCTCGGCGCCGCCAACGGCAAGCTCGGCACCCTGAAACACCTGCCGCCAACCCTGAGCGTCGTGTACTACCCGCTGGACAACAAATCCGCCTTCCAACCGTACGTGGGCGCCGGTATCAACTACACCTGGATCTACGACGAGCACGTCGGCAGCCGCGCGGAACAAGCCGGTTTCAGCAACTTCAAGGCTGAAAACTCCTGGGGCTGGGCCGCGCAGATCGGTGCCGACTACATGATCAACGACAAGTGGATGATCAACGCCCAGGCGCGCTACATCGACATCAGCACCAAGGCCACCGTGGACAACAATGCGTTGGGCCAAGGCACACGCGCCAAGGTCAATGTGGACGTTGACCCGATGGTTTACATGGTAGGTATTGGTTACAAGTTCTAA
- a CDS encoding ABC transporter permease, whose amino-acid sequence MYLFRLAMASLANRRFTAILTAFAIALSVCLLLAVERVRVEARNSFASTISGTDLIVGARSGSVNLLLYSVFRIGNATNNIRWDSYEHFAASPQVKWAIPISLGDSHRGYRVMGTNESYFEHYQYGRKQNLELASGRAFATDPFEVVLGAEVADALHYKLGDKLVLAHGVAVVSLVKHDDKPFTVVGILKRTGTPVDRTLHISLGGMEAIHIDWHNGVPAQGKGRISADQARNMDLTPQAITAFMLGLNNKISTFALQREINEFRGEPMLAILPGVALQELWSMMGTAEKALFVISLFVVLTGLIGMLTAILTSLNERRREMAILRSVGARPWHIATLLIFEAFALALSGVVAGVGLLYVCIAASRGYLQANYGLDLPMSWPSEYEWTLLAGILAAALLMGSVPAWRAYRQSLADGLSIRL is encoded by the coding sequence ATGTATTTGTTTCGTCTAGCCATGGCCAGCCTGGCTAACCGCCGCTTTACCGCGATCCTCACCGCCTTCGCCATCGCGCTTTCCGTCTGCTTGCTGCTCGCGGTAGAACGCGTGCGCGTTGAGGCGCGCAACAGTTTCGCCAGCACCATCAGCGGCACCGACCTGATCGTCGGCGCGCGTTCCGGCTCGGTCAACTTGCTGCTGTACTCGGTGTTCCGCATCGGCAATGCCACCAACAACATCCGTTGGGACAGCTACGAGCACTTCGCCGCCAGCCCACAGGTGAAATGGGCGATCCCGATTTCCCTCGGCGACTCCCATCGCGGCTACCGCGTGATGGGCACCAACGAATCCTACTTCGAGCACTACCAATACGGCCGCAAACAGAACCTCGAACTGGCCAGCGGCCGCGCCTTCGCCACCGACCCGTTTGAAGTGGTGCTCGGCGCCGAAGTCGCCGATGCGCTGCACTACAAGCTGGGCGACAAGCTGGTGTTGGCCCATGGCGTGGCGGTGGTCAGCCTGGTCAAGCACGATGACAAGCCGTTCACCGTGGTCGGCATTCTGAAACGCACCGGCACGCCGGTGGACCGCACGCTGCATATCAGCCTCGGCGGCATGGAGGCGATCCATATCGACTGGCACAACGGCGTGCCGGCCCAGGGCAAAGGCCGCATCAGCGCCGATCAGGCGCGCAATATGGACCTGACCCCGCAAGCCATCACCGCGTTCATGCTGGGGCTGAACAACAAGATTTCCACCTTTGCTTTGCAACGCGAAATCAATGAATTTCGCGGCGAGCCGATGCTGGCGATCCTGCCTGGCGTGGCGCTGCAAGAGTTGTGGAGCATGATGGGCACCGCCGAAAAAGCGCTGTTCGTGATCTCGCTGTTTGTGGTGCTGACCGGTTTGATCGGCATGCTCACAGCCATCCTCACCAGCCTCAATGAACGCCGCCGCGAGATGGCGATCCTGCGTTCGGTGGGCGCACGGCCTTGGCATATCGCGACATTGCTGATCTTCGAAGCCTTCGCCCTGGCGCTGTCTGGCGTGGTGGCGGGCGTTGGTCTGCTGTACGTGTGCATCGCCGCATCGCGTGGGTATTTGCAGGCCAACTACGGCCTGGACTTGCCGATGTCATGGCCCAGCGAATATGAATGGACGCTGCTCGCCGGCATCCTCGCGGCGGCGCTGTTGATGGGCAGCGTGCCCGCGTGGCGCGCCTATCGACAATCCCTGGCCGATGGCCTGTCCATACGTTTATGA
- a CDS encoding DUF3299 domain-containing protein, which produces MRRALFALLLLMALPAWAEDQPKDLSWQEMIPPDAPPEIPNMKPLHDLSNMADALSVESAPAAKQDLPNAPVVQSLDGQHIRLPGYIVPLEVSEEGRTTEFLLVPYFGACIHVPPPPSNQIVHVKSEVGVKLDELYQPYWIEGSMQVKPSSSELADAGYQMDADKIYVYELQE; this is translated from the coding sequence ATGCGTCGTGCCCTGTTTGCATTGTTGCTGTTGATGGCGCTGCCCGCGTGGGCGGAAGATCAGCCCAAGGACTTGTCCTGGCAGGAAATGATCCCGCCGGATGCGCCGCCGGAAATCCCCAATATGAAGCCGCTGCACGACCTGTCGAACATGGCCGATGCGTTGTCGGTGGAGTCGGCGCCGGCCGCCAAGCAGGACTTGCCCAACGCGCCGGTGGTGCAAAGCCTCGACGGCCAGCACATCCGCCTGCCGGGTTATATCGTGCCGCTGGAAGTCAGCGAAGAAGGCCGCACCACCGAGTTTTTGCTGGTGCCGTATTTCGGCGCGTGCATCCACGTACCGCCACCGCCGTCGAACCAGATCGTCCATGTGAAAAGCGAAGTCGGGGTGAAACTTGATGAGCTGTATCAGCCGTATTGGATCGAAGGTTCGATGCAGGTCAAGCCGTCTTCGAGTGAGCTGGCAGATGCCGGTTACCAGATGGATGCCGACAAGATTTATGTCTACGAGCTGCAGGAATAG